The following are encoded in a window of Acidobacteriota bacterium genomic DNA:
- a CDS encoding OmpA family protein: MLTKVIKRCGGASLWAALLMGSAVLARAQEQVQIERQVTATRSALAIIYPEGSGSISVKFKGTERLPKSSGEAKVQRKKGMTEIEIELDEMKPATFFGGDYATYVLWVVSPEGHTDNVGEFILQGNRSKLNVSTPLDTFGMFVTAEPHFLMDVPSRFIVLENTRPKHNITGRMLDVSNIKYHGYDGIYNATQETLENDREVKGETRSDVRQAKVSLMLAERAQADKFAADDYAKAKDSFQKVAEAAEANVDKRILMTMGHETVRLAVAAEKLAKERSMQAALDAERASRQQEISSLKISIEKAESDTERARLQAKQKELDLEMEQAARKRAQDQADLAARRAAEAEEQARRAQLQSDEAKRLAAAAQDEKLKAQLQAGAAQSEAEKAKQERDAARQRMRDALSVVVETRETARGLIVNLPDILFEFGKSSLKPEAREKLSKVCGILLVAQGYDLSIEGHTDNIGSEEFNQKLSEQRAGSVQSYLSSCGLPQNQLTSMGFGKSQPVASNDTAAGRQQNRRVEIVIKDKLTVGTLKGQ; the protein is encoded by the coding sequence ATGCTAACCAAGGTTATAAAACGCTGCGGAGGCGCAAGTCTATGGGCCGCGCTGTTGATGGGCAGCGCCGTACTGGCGCGCGCGCAAGAACAGGTGCAAATCGAAAGACAGGTCACCGCTACCCGTTCGGCCCTCGCTATTATCTATCCTGAAGGTTCCGGCAGCATCAGCGTCAAATTCAAAGGGACTGAGCGGCTGCCAAAATCTTCCGGCGAGGCCAAGGTGCAACGCAAAAAGGGCATGACTGAAATCGAGATCGAACTTGATGAAATGAAACCTGCCACCTTCTTTGGCGGCGATTACGCGACTTATGTCCTCTGGGTCGTCTCACCCGAAGGGCACACCGATAACGTCGGCGAATTCATCTTGCAAGGCAATCGTAGCAAACTGAACGTCTCGACGCCGCTGGATACGTTCGGGATGTTTGTCACCGCCGAGCCGCATTTCCTGATGGATGTGCCCAGCCGCTTCATCGTGCTCGAAAACACGCGGCCCAAGCACAACATCACGGGCCGCATGCTGGATGTCTCGAATATCAAATATCACGGCTATGACGGCATTTATAACGCGACGCAGGAGACGCTGGAAAATGACCGCGAAGTGAAAGGCGAAACGCGCTCTGACGTGCGCCAGGCGAAAGTTTCGCTGATGCTGGCGGAACGCGCCCAGGCCGATAAATTCGCGGCGGATGATTACGCCAAGGCCAAAGACTCTTTCCAAAAAGTCGCCGAGGCTGCGGAAGCGAATGTGGACAAACGCATTCTGATGACGATGGGGCACGAAACCGTCCGGCTCGCCGTGGCTGCTGAGAAATTGGCGAAAGAGCGCTCCATGCAAGCCGCGCTGGATGCTGAACGCGCGTCGCGCCAGCAGGAAATCTCGAGCTTGAAAATCTCGATTGAAAAAGCCGAATCCGATACTGAACGCGCGCGTTTGCAGGCCAAACAAAAAGAACTGGATTTAGAGATGGAACAGGCCGCGCGCAAACGCGCGCAAGATCAGGCCGATCTGGCGGCCCGCCGGGCGGCTGAGGCCGAAGAACAAGCGCGCCGTGCCCAATTGCAATCTGACGAAGCCAAACGGCTGGCGGCGGCGGCGCAAGATGAAAAGTTGAAAGCCCAGTTGCAAGCCGGCGCGGCGCAAAGCGAAGCCGAAAAAGCGAAGCAAGAACGTGACGCCGCGCGCCAACGCATGCGCGATGCCTTGAGCGTGGTGGTGGAAACGCGCGAAACCGCGCGCGGCCTGATTGTCAACCTGCCTGACATCCTGTTCGAGTTCGGCAAATCGTCGCTCAAACCGGAAGCACGCGAAAAACTCTCGAAAGTCTGCGGCATCCTGCTCGTCGCCCAGGGCTACGATCTGAGTATCGAAGGCCACACCGACAACATTGGCAGTGAGGAATTCAATCAGAAGCTGTCGGAACAGCGCGCCGGTTCGGTGCAAAGTTATTTGTCTTCCTGCGGGCTGCCGCAAAATCAACTGACCAGCATGGGGTTCGGCAAGTCGCAACCGGTGGCCTCAAATGACACCGCCGCTGGCCGTCAGCAGAACCGCCGCGTCGAGATCGTCATCAAAGATAAACTTACGGTTGGCACGTTGAAGGGGCAATAA
- a CDS encoding rRNA pseudouridine synthase, whose amino-acid sequence MTEELLRLSKLMAQRGLCSRREADSYIEQGLVKVNGVVVNQLGTKVAPDVRIELAARAVQQQRQLVTILLNKPIGVVSAQPEPGYTPAITLLTAVNQFINQSGAGGPKLKPEHLRGLAVAGRLDIDSQGLLLFTQDGRIAKLVIGAEGKLEKEYIVRVGGGYLDEARLKLLRHGLSLDDKPLKPAKVDLLNNEQLRIVLTEGRKRQIRRMCELVGLRVLGLKRVRIGNLRLGNLPEGQWRFLADWERLD is encoded by the coding sequence ATGACTGAAGAATTGCTACGACTATCTAAACTAATGGCGCAACGCGGCCTCTGTTCGCGCCGCGAAGCGGACAGCTATATCGAACAAGGCCTGGTCAAGGTCAATGGCGTCGTCGTCAACCAACTTGGCACCAAGGTCGCGCCCGATGTGCGCATCGAATTGGCGGCGCGGGCCGTTCAGCAACAACGCCAACTCGTCACGATTCTGCTCAACAAACCCATCGGCGTTGTCTCGGCCCAGCCGGAACCGGGCTACACGCCGGCGATCACGTTGCTCACGGCGGTCAATCAATTCATCAATCAATCCGGCGCAGGCGGGCCAAAGCTCAAGCCGGAACACCTGCGCGGCTTGGCGGTGGCGGGCCGCCTGGACATTGATTCGCAGGGGCTGCTGCTGTTCACTCAGGATGGACGCATTGCCAAGCTGGTCATCGGCGCTGAGGGCAAGCTGGAAAAGGAATACATCGTGCGCGTGGGCGGCGGTTATTTGGACGAAGCGCGGCTGAAGCTGTTGCGGCACGGGCTGTCGCTGGATGACAAGCCGCTCAAACCGGCCAAAGTGGATTTGCTCAACAACGAGCAATTGCGCATCGTGCTGACCGAAGGCCGCAAGCGCCAGATTCGCCGCATGTGCGAATTGGTCGGCTTGCGTGTGTTGGGATTAAAGCGTGTGCGCATCGGCAACCTGCGCCTGGGAAATTTGCCGGAAGGGCAGTGGCGGTTTTTAGCCGATTGGGAAAGACTGGATTGA
- a CDS encoding VWA domain-containing protein — protein MPKFRFLLAMICLYTLAHPQLLPQTSAQNKPPDKPQKEKEDETTLKLTTELIEVRAVVTDKAGHPISGLTKDDFELLENDKPQEISFFSFTRVPGQADGNTAAEQPASPSATLANAVTAKPARSIVLFADNAHIAAGNLLFLKQSLRKFIDDKLSTQDLTALITSFGTLGLGEQFTRDRRLLRYAAERLSIGPSERVSLFTPYLAGLVDRDDPEGLNEAIRLLREEDGVMGTDRRTLIQLAKARASEVLGIASYRSRATLFTLRSVIDRLAQMPGQRLLVIFSDGFTLLDSTGRFDGGELQAVTSRATRSGVVIYTIDSRGLTGPPGMDVQFRTQPNFSIASAGEHDLQDGLNALAADTGGKFFRNTNDLMGAAKQALDENEVYYTLAYYPAEEGNANKFRKLSLRVKGHPEYRIRTQKGYLPSALARNKKEVAKTPEQRLAQQMVEPLAVTDVGVFATAEDVEYQGDAAQVTLKVTLDGQTIATQPGAGDHQLMEVKVALMVFDKVGKLAFNQADTIKGDLRPASYQRLRAGGFSYYKRLTLKPGFYQIRVGVYEPKTEHTGTASAVVEVPDLKSKKLLLSSLVILGELQEFEQASQPANANANANTNANAPQAKIVQGIRFFQRQQAVVYYCRLYQNAAQAAPAEDMELQTEVWQNDKVLGQGEWVPLTSRIQGRDNKGLTLAGQTRLLNLKDGIYELRFKVRVKGKKSVAQRVAVFGVEG, from the coding sequence ATGCCAAAATTCCGCTTCCTGCTGGCAATGATTTGCCTATATACACTCGCCCATCCGCAGTTGTTGCCGCAGACCTCAGCGCAAAATAAACCACCGGACAAACCGCAGAAAGAAAAAGAAGACGAGACGACGCTCAAACTCACCACCGAGTTGATCGAAGTGCGTGCCGTCGTCACCGACAAGGCGGGCCATCCGATCAGCGGCCTGACCAAAGACGATTTTGAACTGCTGGAAAATGACAAGCCGCAAGAGATCAGTTTTTTCAGCTTCACCCGCGTACCCGGCCAGGCGGACGGCAACACCGCTGCGGAGCAACCCGCCTCGCCATCGGCGACGCTCGCCAATGCCGTGACCGCCAAACCGGCGCGCAGCATCGTGCTCTTTGCCGACAACGCGCACATCGCGGCGGGCAATCTGCTCTTTCTGAAACAGTCGCTGCGCAAGTTTATTGACGACAAACTTAGCACGCAGGATTTGACCGCCTTGATTACCAGCTTCGGCACGCTCGGCCTGGGCGAGCAGTTCACGCGCGACCGCCGCTTGCTGCGTTATGCCGCCGAACGCCTGAGCATCGGCCCCAGCGAACGCGTTTCCCTCTTTACACCCTATCTGGCCGGACTGGTGGATCGCGATGATCCCGAAGGTTTGAACGAAGCCATTCGGTTGTTGCGCGAGGAAGATGGCGTGATGGGAACAGACCGCCGCACGCTGATCCAACTGGCCAAAGCCCGCGCCAGCGAAGTGCTCGGCATCGCTTCGTATCGCAGCCGCGCGACCTTGTTCACCCTGCGTTCGGTGATTGACCGTTTGGCGCAGATGCCGGGCCAACGGTTGCTGGTGATTTTTTCGGATGGCTTCACCCTGCTCGACAGCACGGGCCGTTTTGATGGCGGCGAACTGCAAGCCGTGACCAGCCGCGCCACGCGCTCCGGCGTGGTGATTTACACGATTGATTCACGCGGCCTGACCGGCCCGCCCGGCATGGACGTCCAGTTCCGCACGCAGCCCAACTTCAGCATCGCCTCGGCGGGCGAACACGATTTGCAGGACGGCCTGAACGCCTTGGCGGCGGATACGGGCGGCAAATTCTTTCGCAATACGAATGACCTGATGGGCGCGGCCAAACAAGCGTTGGACGAGAACGAGGTCTATTACACGCTGGCCTATTACCCGGCGGAAGAGGGCAACGCCAACAAATTCCGCAAACTCAGCTTGCGCGTCAAAGGGCATCCGGAATACCGCATCCGCACGCAAAAGGGCTATCTGCCCAGCGCGCTCGCCCGCAACAAAAAAGAAGTGGCCAAGACGCCCGAACAGCGCCTGGCCCAGCAGATGGTCGAACCGCTGGCCGTCACCGACGTGGGTGTCTTTGCCACGGCGGAGGATGTCGAATATCAAGGCGACGCCGCCCAAGTCACGCTCAAAGTCACGCTGGACGGCCAAACGATTGCCACGCAACCGGGCGCCGGCGATCACCAGTTGATGGAAGTGAAAGTTGCCTTGATGGTTTTCGATAAGGTGGGCAAGCTGGCCTTTAATCAGGCAGACACGATCAAGGGGGATTTGCGCCCCGCAAGTTACCAGCGCCTGCGCGCTGGGGGCTTTAGTTACTACAAACGGCTGACGCTGAAACCTGGCTTCTATCAAATCCGCGTCGGCGTTTACGAACCCAAAACCGAGCACACCGGCACGGCTAGCGCCGTCGTCGAGGTGCCTGATCTCAAAAGTAAAAAGCTGCTGCTCAGCAGTCTGGTGATCTTGGGCGAACTGCAAGAGTTTGAACAGGCATCTCAGCCTGCCAATGCGAATGCCAATGCGAATACGAATGCCAATGCCCCACAGGCCAAAATCGTCCAGGGCATCCGGTTTTTCCAGCGGCAACAGGCGGTTGTTTATTACTGCCGTCTTTACCAAAATGCCGCGCAAGCCGCCCCCGCGGAGGACATGGAATTGCAAACCGAAGTCTGGCAAAACGACAAAGTACTGGGCCAGGGCGAATGGGTTCCGCTCACCAGCCGCATTCAAGGACGGGATAACAAAGGCCTCACGCTCGCTGGACAGACGCGGTTGCTAAACCTGAAAGACGGCATTTATGAATTGCGGTTCAAGGTGCGCGTCAAAGGCAAGAAAAGCGTGGCGCAGCGCGTGGCCGTTTTCGGCGTCGAAGGCTGA
- a CDS encoding YihY/virulence factor BrkB family protein, which translates to MESSEAESLGKQRRTGPLSQSLRLATAPAADLLTPAPLAKLPLVAPVLQHWRTIAREVYCRIFEDEIFGRAAQLAYYWLFSIFPLLIFLTALLAYLPMPRFFENLFDYLHSMLPPPAFALLNTTFQQITSQPRGGLLSFGILVSIWASANGMEAIITALNTAYDVETRRAWWRERLLALQLTLGLALFVITALGLLFFGEHIGERLAQFYGYGGTFRTFWNLARWAGIIGFISLALALLYYIAPNLKQRWREALPGALFALGGWLLVTFGFKFYVMRFGNYNATYGALGGVMVLMLWLYLTGVAILLGGEINSVLSQLKRQLAATSE; encoded by the coding sequence TTGGAAAGCAGCGAGGCAGAGAGTTTAGGAAAACAGCGGCGCACTGGGCCGCTCTCGCAATCGCTGCGGTTGGCTACCGCTCCGGCTGCCGATCTTCTTACCCCGGCCCCGCTGGCAAAACTGCCCTTGGTGGCCCCCGTGTTACAGCACTGGCGCACCATCGCGCGGGAGGTCTATTGCCGCATCTTCGAGGACGAAATTTTCGGACGCGCCGCGCAACTGGCCTATTACTGGCTCTTCTCGATCTTTCCGCTGCTGATCTTTTTAACGGCGCTGCTGGCCTATCTGCCGATGCCGCGCTTTTTTGAGAACCTCTTCGATTATCTGCACAGCATGCTGCCGCCGCCCGCCTTCGCGCTGCTCAACACGACCTTTCAGCAAATCACCAGCCAGCCGCGCGGCGGTCTGCTCAGCTTCGGCATCCTCGTTTCGATCTGGGCTTCGGCCAATGGCATGGAAGCGATCATCACGGCGCTCAATACGGCGTATGACGTCGAAACCCGGCGCGCCTGGTGGCGCGAACGTTTGCTGGCGCTGCAATTGACGCTGGGGCTGGCGCTGTTTGTCATCACCGCGCTGGGCCTGCTCTTTTTTGGCGAACACATCGGCGAACGCCTGGCGCAGTTTTACGGTTACGGCGGCACCTTTCGGACGTTCTGGAATTTGGCGCGCTGGGCCGGGATCATCGGGTTCATTTCGCTGGCGCTGGCATTGCTTTACTACATCGCGCCGAATCTCAAACAGCGCTGGCGCGAGGCGCTGCCGGGCGCGCTGTTTGCGCTGGGCGGCTGGTTGCTGGTGACTTTCGGTTTTAAGTTTTATGTCATGCGTTTCGGCAACTACAACGCCACTTATGGCGCGCTGGGCGGCGTGATGGTGTTGATGCTCTGGTTGTATTTGACCGGCGTCGCCATTCTGCTGGGCGGCGAAATCAATTCGGTTCTTTCGCAACTCAAGCGGCAACTGGCCGCCACTTCGGAGTAG
- a CDS encoding M36 family metallopeptidase produces the protein MTRKHLWLSGWGVAASLFLVSVVLTPAHWLNRLQAVARAASRAPQTKADFDIRAGLQRTLKDPADAEIVVPFAASSSPTGANAQTKLRRSELPYALRRARPTVQMRWSSLTQAPSRLWSFQDTLSGPSNADAETIARRFLNDNADLLRLDSDDVAALQVARRYQDAHNGLTHLTLQQQLDGIEVFQGELALHIARTGEIVALSGEALPHIETLANARKPHLSAVEALRLAAAEAEVELSDTVSLKVQPQGAAQKQTFDRALGFARDVEAQLVYFPLTHEQVRLAWQFTLWMPETPDVYLTLIDAEKGTLLFRYNFTSYDENPLKPHGPVFTKDSPFYSLPYTTSTPPATPREDVPFHATPFNGTEIFPASDPHYDWWAGKPANNLITNNVDAHLDRDANNQADLPRLEAADGNFNFPLDFTKQPTDADYQKAVQVNLFYWVNRYHDILYQYGFTEAAGNYQTDNFGRGGRAADAIFADAQDGSGTNNANFSAPPDGTAGRVQMYIFTITNPNRDGDLEQGIINHELSHGLSQRLVSNSTGLTGMQAGGMGEGWSDYFGLVLLRDERDDLDGAYPSGQWVLNNYPKGVRRYAYSTNPSVFPLTFKDIRLSTEVHNVGEIWCNALLEMRAALIRQLGFKEGQRQSIQLVVDGLKLTPRSPSFLDARNAILLADRVNNGGANQCLIWQAFAKRGMGFDAFTSDASDGAPDEALASAPYCLTLGSLRTDKPNYLSGETLRINLGDSNAPATISAVVTTTITGDRETIVFTADRNIRGSFDAQLKVASGRARPGDGIVQGAVEAGDEIVVTYNDANTGAGTAVVRLSIPIAREKVIFDDTVEAGNPGWLPGGTWAIINTRAASPARSWTDSPAGNYANGADMSLVSPQFDFTGLNNVTLSFAQSYAIEEGFDFGIIEVSTDDGQTWRRIAANTGTQADFRQAQVRLRGLDNQPRARVRLRFTSDGGVNADGWYVDDLRITGRSVSAAIIPPGLAFDPAIARVEPAFGPPAGGTRVAIYGANFTEAEDTQVTFDGLSATGVVLVSNGVLTAVAPPHAAGAVTVRVTNRNGGAAAASGFTYYTAATTPVRPEIEGVLPDFGSIRGGTTVTVLGKGFTPETTVAFNGRAARVTFVNATTLRAVTPFGEAGRADVTVANSALSHNRPSAFNYVNPTPPTVDVVSPDGGDAIFVGSLLNIRWNSADNRALASHRISLFRPGTLTLQFVSDLAANLSGNTRNFNWTVPNTLANGEYRIRVIATDDEGVETEAYSNGGFTLNRRWETSRALPAPLGQTAVVGDGRFLYTIGGRLISGTIPTIDTVQRLDTNNVAAGWANVAPLPAPISAAEAAFLRGKIYVPGGAGATASTTAHYVYDVATNVWTAAAPVTLAQTNYAATADDARGVYHVTGVSNATYNPATNTWTALPTMLSLRLGHEAALIEGKLYVAGGLGSATPANLTAEVFDFDTRRWTALASPKLPRYTGANFVTQDLSGNPLWVLVGGVDPATASTISPPEVYDVRNNRWTVLDNSFNMPTPRLFLGHAVVNGFAYAIGSNSSLTGALVERFSVVPLNPLPLDPVPPVLVAPETVVAVAGAEVRFEVLANDLGSEAPLTIAAAGLPPNASFSTTVTTNNNTRGTFRWVPAASDAGRNFLLSFTVSDGLASDARLVNLRVVTARPMAAVNAADFRPDVLAPDSIASLFGTDLAVRAAAAEQVPLPFDLNGTTVTVNGAPARLLFVSSGQINFLVPPNTAQGLASIVVSTPNGIYAVATARIVPAVPALFTRDQTGRGEAFALATDGVRFQTPPFDVTTNGRPNVLVLFGTGFRRALAANPSDDDGVAEAVTATIGGQAARVLFAGAQGDFAGLDQINVEFPASLAGGGRRNVDVVLSVNGENANRVTIEIR, from the coding sequence ATGCGCTGCGCCGCGCCCGTCCCACGGTGCAAATGAGATGGAGTTCGCTCACCCAGGCGCCCAGCCGCCTCTGGAGCTTTCAAGACACGCTCAGCGGCCCGAGCAATGCGGATGCTGAAACGATTGCGCGCCGCTTTTTGAATGACAACGCCGATTTGCTGCGGCTGGATAGCGACGATGTCGCCGCCTTACAGGTCGCGCGCCGTTATCAGGATGCACACAACGGGCTGACGCACCTGACGCTGCAACAGCAACTCGACGGCATCGAAGTCTTTCAGGGCGAACTTGCCCTGCACATCGCGCGAACCGGCGAAATCGTCGCCCTGAGCGGCGAAGCCTTGCCGCATATCGAAACCCTGGCCAATGCGCGCAAGCCGCATCTGAGCGCCGTCGAAGCCTTGCGCCTGGCCGCCGCCGAGGCCGAAGTGGAACTCAGCGACACCGTGTCCTTAAAAGTCCAACCCCAGGGCGCGGCGCAAAAACAAACCTTTGACCGCGCGCTGGGTTTCGCCCGTGATGTCGAAGCGCAGTTGGTCTACTTCCCGCTCACGCACGAACAGGTGCGGCTGGCGTGGCAATTCACGCTCTGGATGCCGGAGACGCCGGATGTTTATTTGACCTTGATTGACGCCGAAAAAGGCACGCTGCTGTTCCGCTACAATTTCACCAGTTATGACGAGAACCCGTTGAAACCGCACGGCCCGGTGTTCACCAAAGATTCGCCGTTTTACAGTCTGCCTTACACGACTTCGACGCCGCCCGCCACGCCGCGCGAAGACGTGCCCTTCCACGCGACGCCCTTCAACGGCACGGAGATTTTTCCGGCCAGTGATCCGCACTACGATTGGTGGGCGGGCAAACCGGCGAATAACCTCATCACCAACAACGTTGACGCGCATCTTGATCGCGACGCCAACAACCAAGCCGATTTACCACGGCTGGAAGCGGCGGATGGCAATTTCAACTTCCCACTCGATTTCACCAAACAGCCGACCGACGCCGACTATCAGAAAGCGGTGCAGGTCAATCTGTTTTACTGGGTCAACCGCTACCACGACATTCTCTATCAATACGGTTTCACCGAAGCCGCCGGCAATTACCAGACAGACAACTTTGGCCGAGGCGGGCGCGCCGCCGACGCCATCTTTGCCGATGCGCAGGACGGCAGCGGCACCAATAACGCCAATTTCTCCGCGCCGCCCGACGGCACAGCGGGGCGCGTGCAGATGTACATCTTCACCATCACCAATCCGAACCGCGATGGCGATCTGGAACAAGGCATCATCAACCATGAATTGTCGCACGGCCTGAGCCAACGGCTGGTCAGCAACTCCACCGGTCTGACTGGGATGCAGGCCGGCGGGATGGGCGAAGGCTGGTCGGACTATTTCGGCCTGGTGCTGCTGCGCGATGAACGCGATGATCTGGACGGCGCGTATCCGTCCGGCCAATGGGTGCTCAACAACTATCCGAAGGGCGTGCGCCGCTATGCGTACAGCACTAACCCCAGCGTTTTTCCGCTGACCTTCAAAGACATTCGGCTGAGTACCGAAGTCCACAACGTCGGCGAAATCTGGTGCAACGCGCTGCTCGAAATGCGCGCCGCGCTGATTCGGCAACTTGGTTTCAAAGAAGGCCAGCGCCAATCCATTCAACTCGTGGTGGATGGGTTGAAGCTGACGCCGCGCTCGCCCTCGTTTCTGGATGCGCGCAACGCCATCCTGCTGGCCGACCGCGTCAACAATGGCGGCGCGAATCAATGTTTGATCTGGCAAGCCTTCGCCAAACGCGGCATGGGCTTTGACGCTTTCACTTCGGACGCCAGCGACGGCGCGCCTGATGAAGCGTTGGCCAGCGCGCCCTATTGCCTGACGCTCGGTTCCTTGCGCACCGACAAACCGAATTACCTCTCCGGCGAAACGCTGCGCATCAATCTGGGCGACAGCAATGCGCCCGCCACCATCAGCGCTGTCGTCACGACCACCATCACCGGCGACCGCGAAACCATCGTCTTCACCGCCGACCGCAACATCCGTGGCAGTTTCGACGCGCAACTCAAAGTCGCCAGCGGACGCGCCCGGCCCGGCGATGGCATCGTGCAGGGCGCGGTCGAAGCGGGCGATGAAATCGTCGTCACCTACAACGACGCCAACACCGGCGCGGGCACAGCCGTAGTGCGTCTGAGCATTCCCATCGCGCGCGAGAAAGTCATCTTTGACGACACCGTTGAAGCGGGCAATCCCGGCTGGCTGCCGGGCGGAACGTGGGCCATCATCAACACGCGCGCCGCCTCGCCCGCGCGTTCGTGGACGGACAGTCCGGCGGGCAATTACGCCAACGGCGCGGACATGTCGCTGGTCTCGCCGCAATTCGATTTTACCGGCCTGAACAACGTGACGCTGAGCTTCGCCCAAAGTTACGCGATTGAAGAAGGCTTCGATTTCGGCATCATCGAAGTTTCCACCGACGATGGCCAAACCTGGCGGCGCATCGCGGCCAACACCGGCACGCAGGCCGATTTCAGGCAGGCCCAGGTGCGCTTGCGCGGTTTGGATAACCAGCCGCGCGCGCGTGTGCGCTTGCGTTTCACCAGCGATGGCGGCGTCAACGCAGACGGCTGGTATGTGGATGATCTGCGCATCACGGGCCGTTCGGTCAGCGCGGCCATCATTCCGCCCGGCCTGGCCTTCGACCCGGCGATTGCCCGCGTCGAACCGGCCTTTGGGCCGCCGGCGGGCGGCACGCGCGTGGCCATTTACGGCGCGAACTTTACCGAAGCCGAAGACACGCAGGTGACGTTCGACGGTCTGTCCGCCACGGGCGTGGTGCTCGTCAGCAATGGCGTGCTGACCGCCGTGGCGCCGCCCCACGCGGCAGGCGCGGTCACGGTGCGCGTGACCAATCGCAATGGCGGCGCGGCGGCAGCCAGCGGGTTTACTTATTACACCGCCGCCACCACGCCCGTCCGGCCCGAAATCGAAGGCGTCCTGCCCGACTTCGGTTCGATTCGCGGCGGCACGACCGTGACTGTGTTGGGCAAAGGCTTCACGCCCGAAACCACCGTCGCATTTAATGGACGGGCGGCGCGCGTCACTTTCGTCAATGCGACCACACTGCGCGCCGTCACGCCGTTTGGCGAAGCGGGCCGCGCGGATGTGACGGTGGCGAATAGCGCGTTGTCGCACAACCGGCCCAGCGCGTTCAATTACGTCAATCCCACGCCGCCCACGGTGGATGTGGTTTCACCCGACGGCGGCGACGCCATCTTTGTCGGCAGCCTGCTGAACATTCGCTGGAATTCGGCGGATAACCGCGCACTGGCGAGCCATCGTATTTCGCTCTTCCGGCCCGGCACGCTGACGCTGCAATTCGTCAGCGACCTCGCGGCTAACCTGTCGGGCAACACGCGCAACTTCAACTGGACGGTGCCCAACACGTTGGCCAATGGTGAATACCGCATTCGCGTCATCGCCACCGATGACGAAGGCGTCGAGACCGAAGCCTATTCAAACGGCGGCTTCACGCTGAACCGGCGCTGGGAAACCAGTCGCGCCCTGCCCGCGCCGCTGGGGCAAACGGCGGTGGTCGGCGATGGCCGCTTCCTTTACACCATCGGCGGACGGCTGATCTCCGGCACGATTCCCACCATAGACACCGTGCAACGTTTGGATACCAACAACGTCGCGGCGGGCTGGGCGAATGTCGCACCGCTGCCCGCGCCAATTAGCGCGGCGGAAGCGGCATTTCTGCGCGGCAAAATCTATGTGCCCGGCGGCGCGGGCGCGACGGCCAGCACGACGGCGCATTACGTTTATGATGTGGCGACGAATGTCTGGACGGCGGCGGCCCCAGTGACCCTTGCGCAAACCAACTATGCCGCCACGGCGGATGACGCGCGCGGCGTCTATCACGTCACAGGCGTGTCCAATGCCACTTACAACCCGGCGACCAACACCTGGACGGCGCTGCCGACGATGCTTTCGCTGCGGCTGGGGCACGAGGCGGCGTTGATCGAAGGCAAGCTGTACGTCGCGGGCGGCTTGGGCAGCGCGACACCGGCCAACCTGACCGCCGAGGTTTTTGATTTCGACACGCGGCGCTGGACGGCCTTGGCGTCGCCCAAATTGCCGCGTTACACCGGGGCGAATTTCGTCACGCAGGATTTGAGCGGCAATCCGTTGTGGGTGCTGGTCGGCGGCGTAGACCCGGCGACCGCCAGTACAATATCGCCGCCTGAAGTCTATGACGTGCGCAACAACCGTTGGACAGTGCTGGACAACTCTTTCAACATGCCCACGCCGCGCCTGTTCCTGGGCCACGCGGTCGTCAATGGCTTTGCTTACGCCATCGGCAGCAACAGTTCATTGACGGGCGCGCTGGTCGAACGCTTCAGCGTGGTACCGCTCAATCCGCTACCGCTCGATCCGGTGCCGCCCGTGCTGGTCGCGCCGGAAACAGTGGTGGCCGTCGCGGGCGCCGAAGTGCGCTTTGAGGTGCTGGCAAACGATCTGGGTTCCGAAGCGCCGCTGACCATCGCAGCAGCGGGGTTGCCGCCCAATGCCAGCTTTAGCACCACAGTCACGACCAACAACAACACGCGGGGCACGTTCCGCTGGGTGCCCGCAGCCAGTGATGCGGGCCGCAACTTCCTGCTCAGCTTCACGGTCAGTGATGGACTGGCGAGCGATGCGCGGTTGGTGAATCTGCGGGTCGTCACGGCCCGTCCGATGGCGGCGGTCAACGCCGCTGATTTCCGGCCTGACGTACTCGCGCCGGATTCCATCGCGTCGTTGTTCGGCACGGATTTGGCTGTGCGCGCGGCGGCGGCTGAGCAGGTTCCGTTGCCGTTTGATTTGAACGGCACGACTGTGACCGTCAACGGCGCACCGGCGCGCTTGCTGTTCGTCTCGTCCGGCCAGATCAATTTCCTCGTGCCGCCCAACACGGCGCAAGGGTTGGCAAGCATCGTGGTCAGCACGCCAAATGGAATTTATGCGGTCGCCACGGCGCGCATTGTGCCCGCAGTGCCCGCCCTCTTCACCCGCGATCAAACAGGGCGTGGCGAAGCGTTTGCTTTGGCGACCGATGGTGTACGCTTTCAGACGCCGCCCTTTGATGTGACGACCAATGGCCGCCCGAATGTGTTGGTGTTGTTTGGCACCGGCTTCCGGCGGGCGCTGGCGGCCAATCCCAGTGACGATGACGGCGTGGCCGAAGCGGTCACGGCTACCATTGGCGGACAAGCGGCGCGCGTGCTCTTTGCCGGAGCACAAGGCGATTTCGCGGGTCTCGATCAAATCAACGTCGAATTCCCGGCCAGCCTGGCCGGGGGCGGACGGCGCAACGTGGATGTGGTACTTTCCGTCAACGGCGAGAACGCCAACCGTGTGACGATTGAAATTCGCTAG